The nucleotide window AACCATCATGAATATATTGATAAAGCACAGTAATTATATTATCAACTCTGATCTATCCACTTAAAGACCACAGTCCACAGACCTGCCGGCCAACCCTGTCAGGCGGTGGCCACAAAGCGTCATCCTCTTTTGTAATTTCACTGTCGTCAATAATTCTCTTCAGTTCTTCCATGACACTCTTGTGAACATAGGCCTGAAAATCAATTACAATGAAATCTTATAACACCCATCTGTCTTCCCACAGTTCAGTGAGATATACAATAAAAGAAAGCTACAAACCCTAAACATTCAAACACAACAGGAACGAACAATTTAATTTGATTCCAAAGCTGCAGAATTAAAATTCATCCTTCTCACAAACTTTTTCCCCTGCTCTCTCACCCTTTAACACACACTGTTCCCTCTTCTCACTCCAGCTGCTTTAGGCCCCAGAGTCGGCCGGTGTAGTGGGGACACTCCCGTTGCTCACAGTTAACGGAGCAACGTAAGGGCTACAGCGTGAGGACACAACACAAGTACACAGGGGCCAGCACGCTGAGCCCAGTCCACACTTCCAAGCCTTTTGTTTAAAAATCATGCTTCACAAAATGAATTAAATGATATAAGGTTATACATATTCAACttgattgtttaaaaaaaatgctaaaatgagaatcaccaagatggctcagtgggtaaactcAGTCAAgactaaagacctgagttcaatccctagaaccgaCATAGTAGGAGAAAACCAACTGCTACCAGCTGGTTTTTGATTtccacacatgcataccatgttacatgtgtatccaatacacatacacacacacacacacacacacacacacacacacacacacacacacacgttaaaaaaaagtttaaatgctATAATCACATGTAATTAACATAGAAATCTTTCCATCTATAAATTGGCTTCTTCATTGAAACAGAGCCTTTGAAATACTTTCATCAACACAGacaagataaataaacaaaatgtaaaaatttaGACATTTGAAAAGAACTTagctagaggcaggtggatctctctgagttcaaggccagcctgttctacactgtgaattccagaacagctaagactacaaagtgagaccttgtctcaaaagaaaagaaaaagaaaaaaaagagagagagagaagagaacataCCTCTTTTCTGATCATCACGTCATTTTTATAATTGCTGTTGTTGGCATATCTAAGCTTTCCTgtgtggagagaaagaaagaataccaTGAACAATGTTAAAGGTAAAGACAATTTCATATTCCCATTTTTACTAGTAAATCTACTTTCCTCATGTAAGATCAAGGCTAAAAACTCAATAAATATAAGTCAGCTAGCAAACTTTAAAATGTTCCATACCTTCGACATACAATGGGTCAGGTTTGTTAAGGCaggagctcgctctctctctctctctctctctctctctctctctctctctctctctctctccctctttctgagCCAACACAAGATCTCATTGTATAGTCAGGttggtggccttgaacacacagggatctatcctcctgcctctgtgtcctgaatgctgggattaaagttgtgcacaacaacatgtttattttcttaatctaGCCCCTGAACTAAATgtgactgtgacaaaacactaaaTATTCTTTTCAAGTGTGACGTGTTGGTGCTAAATGCAGTACTCACAACATTTCATCTGGTCTCTAAAGGAATTCTAAGAGCAGGTTTCACTTTCTCACCTGTTCACAGGAGATAAAATCAAGTTAAACAACTTGCTCAGGGTCACACAAGTCTCCAGAGGTCTCCTTTGCATCCACACTTTCTCTATTATTCAAAAATGTTCTCCTAATtgttcttcttcaaattcatgtaTATAGTTAAGATaacgaaaaatttaaaaattacaactcGGAAGCATACAAACTACGTAAACTGTCAGTTTGTTGGCTGATTTATTTCAATCCATCTGCCATGACCTCTGAGGCCTCCAGTGCGTGCTTCCCTGCATGGTTAGTCAGTCAGGTGCTCAGATACATCTGTGATGTCCTTCTCATCTGCTATATTTTAGGTTACCGTACTGGGGTGTACCCCATTTAGTGAGTCATCATTTCTCATGTAAGTGGAATGATTCAGTGGCAAAGGTGCATGAGAACCAATCCACACATAAAATTTCCTAAAGACAGTGTTGTTCTTCATTTATGTGACTCAGGGTGATAAGGACAAGCTACATGGCATGCACAGGCAAGGGGACTGAGAACAgaattacaaaagaaataaataaaaagtcaaaataaaaaacaaaaacaaaacccactagcacaacaacaaaaacaaagtaagttTGCTCCAAACAACATTTGGAGAACAAGGGTAAAGTTAAGTTTCTAAACAACTGCAGGGCCATAGCAACCTTGaattcttcctaaatgtttgatACCTTTTGAATACATGATCCTCTCATAACTCTCCTTTCAAAGACCCTTGTCCAAAACATGCATATACCACTTCATTAAAGTCCACACAGTCATACGCTCAGTTAAATGTCTGCATCTCAAGTAACACCTTCAGCTTTGGCACTTAAGTACTGCCCAGTACTTCAACAGACTCCTGCTCATTCTGCTCCTCTCTGGTGTTTCTCTCCCCGAGAAGAcaagaaagtttttctttttgatctCTAGTGTCTCATCTTCTAAGGGaaactcctttttcttttcttttcttttctttttttttttttttttttgttttggggttttttgttttgttttggcttggtttgttttgggggttAGGGGGAGGCTTTTGggggtggttgttttgtttttagagacagagtttctctgtgtaaccctggctggcctcgaactgaaatctgcctgcctctgcctccaagtgctgggattaaaagcataaaccactacacctggcttaggggaagctttttttttttcttttttcaagttcTGATTATTAACTTATTCTTTACTGGACTCAGACTTAAAAGTAGAAGCTCTTTGCAAGGACAGCCTACATCTCTTGGAAATCTGGTCttggtgttttggtttggtttggtttttggcttccttcattctctaTGCCAAAAGTTTAGTATATCCTGCAGCCTCTTCATTTTACTTAGTATATTGTTTCTTCAGAACAGTAAGTCGGAGTTGGGAACCTTGGGTGCTTTGGTCCTGGACTTCCTACCATCTTTGTTGAAGAGCTTTCTGACAACATAGTGGTAGATATCATCTTCCTTAGAGAGACTGAAAAGCCTCAGGATTCTGATAGCTGTCAGTCCAGgaatatcctttaaaaaaaaaaacaaaaaaaaaaaaaaaccaagaacaacaaaacaaaaaccaaaaaaacaataaCCACTTGGCATCCCCAATGTGTCCAGaaaagacttgtgcttcctcTCCCCAGCTCTCCTTGGTCTACAGCAAGTATGCCCCTTACTCAGCAGCAGGCACACTGTGCAGTGGGTCAAGAAGCCTTGTTTCGTTGGGAAAACCTAATCTGTCATTCCCACCAATGAATGGGATCACACAacccttccactcttcacccagagcatcGGCAGCTACTTCGTTTGCTTCTCGTAGAAATACAGAGCTTGTGTTCATTGTCCGCTTCAATGTGTTCTGACAGCCAGTGGCTCAGAAGGAGATATTCAGCTTCTTCTTAACAGGGCTGACCACCTAAGATGCAACAGGAAAAGAGCTTCTAGGAAGCTTTTTCGGCTGACTCTGCCTTAACTGGCCATCATCCATCCATGTATTTTGACGAAGATGGTGAAGAACTGTACTTCAATGCCTAACACACATCACACTCCTGTTTAGTCAGGGGGTTCCTCCCCTACAAAGCAGCCTTCACACATAGAGTAAATGGGTGAGTAGGCCGAAAGGTCACCCAAAGATTTCAAGCATCCACGGAAGCATCACTTGATAATTCCGTTAATACTGCCCTTGGAAGGACACACTCTAGGTTTCCGATTCTTCTATGTTCAACTTTCCTGATGGTAGCAGGATCTGCTTTTCTGGATAACTTTACAGCAATTTTTCCAAGCATGCTACACGTGCAAGCTCTTCCTAAGTTGGAACTAAGCCCTTCAAGCCCTCCTGGGAGGCGGGGGCGTGGTgacacacctgtcaccccagcatccgggaggctgaagcaggaggatcgtgagctcgaggtcagcctggactacagaacgAGACCCCGTCTTAAAACTAAACAATTAAATTGAAATAacgaagaaagaaaataaaaaggaagaagaagagaaaagaaacccaCCCCCCGGGCGGCTCGCCCTCCCTCGCGGCCCCTCCGTCGCTCACCGTCCGGCCGAAACTCGAACTCCAGAAACTCGTGCCCAAACTTGCCCTTGTGCCCAACGTAGTAGCGCAGGTAGAAGTCACTCGCCATAGACATTTTTGCCCTCGGTAAAGCCGCTGCACGGCCGCGCCAACGTGCCGCAGGCGCGGGGCAGTGACGTCAGAGGCGCGGGTAAAGAGCGTCACGGCGGGTGCGTCTTCTCCGGTGGAGACTGAAAGCCGGAAAGCTGCGGGTCCGGTGAAAGACCCCGAGGAGAACTAGAGATTTGCACTGGAGCGGCTTTACTAAGATCCCCAGCACATTGTTTTCGCTCTTGAAAGGATTTTTATATGCTTTGCTTCTTACTCTCAATTCTTCGACGATTTCATTCACGTATATGATGAATTTTAGTCACTTCCACCTAATTACACTCTCTGATCCTTTGTCCCGCTGAACCACTCTTCCCAACAAGTCCTCCTGTCCTTTTATGTCTTACGTGTGTCTGGGTTGAGGGGGGACTCACCAAGTTTAATAAGGGTTGTTTGCATGAGCACGATGGCAGATAAAGTCCCAGATTTCATTATTGGGTTCTATATTCTTTGCGGTTAGCCTCTTCCCCCATCTACTGTCTCCAACCGTCTGTCCACGGTATACCTGCTTGCACTTTCTTGTCAAATGTATCCTGTACCTTCAGCCCTACATTTGTTTAACCAGTCCCCAGTCCCCTTTCTGGTTTAATAACCTACACTCACTAGCATgtaactacacacatacacaagctttatcctttttcctgcaaatttcattttatcttagtAATGAACaaatatcctttctttttttttttttttcaatgggCTTGGAAGGAACATTGTAAACCACTTTTACTCTCTGGTTGCCCTGTGGCATGGGTGTGTCTTTTTCTGGGTTTTGAACTAAGGTTTACAAGTTGTACTTATTGTATCTCTGATCTTGAAGCACATTGTAAAATGGGGTGTGGCCCTACTTCCTGTAAATGGTGAGGTGAGTAAAGATACATTCCCGTGGCAACCGGAATATAATCTTCCTGAGTCCTAACAGAAGCCTTTGAACAATGCTTCACAGTTGTCCAGTAGCTAACAGCCTAGActaagaaagcaaacaaataaaaaaaataaaaatgaaagttttaaataGGAAAGCAAACAAAGTAAAATGAATCTCCCTGATGGGAAGTTTGATGTTCAAATAgcacatgaaactgaaaatcatgGTGGAATTTGTGAGTCACTTCATTCAGTAAGGATTAATAGATAGTAGCctgtgtatgggggaggggagctaaGCCACAATTCTCAACAGTTTAAATTGGAGAAGTAAGGAACACTGGTGTGGCATGGTATTGAAGAGCACAAAATGTGAGTGAACTTACAAACAGTTCACTTTTCAAATCCTGATCACCTCTCTGTTACCAACCCTGAGTAATCCTATCTGGTGACTGATAGCCTTCTGTAGTAATTCTAAGAAAGTTCACTCTCAACACTGTCACCACCTAATTATATCTCCACGGGTTTGATTATTAACTAACTAGATACACAGTAATCAACTTTGCCAaacacagaactgagaaaattAAATAGCGTGTATGATGCGCTTTGAAATCTATGCCACATGAGTTTTAACAAGAATTCTCTATGTGCCAGAACAGATGGGTGTTAGCAATAAAGCAATAAAGCTATTTGCACCTTCGGACTAAAAAGAATGCAAACATATAAAGCAAACATCAGCACAGGGAAGCAATTAGTATTACAAATAGCATATATGCAATACAGCATccctgtacaaaaaaaaaagcaagtggtTTTATTGTAGGTGGAGTTAGAAATTTATAAACAAGAATATTAAAGAAGGCTTATAAAGGGTATGTTATTTGAAGTGGCTTTTTGATGAGCAAATTCTGTGAATGTCCTGCAGTACAGACAAGCATTTCATTCAAAGGATGACCTAAAGTA belongs to Peromyscus eremicus chromosome 3, PerEre_H2_v1, whole genome shotgun sequence and includes:
- the Magohb gene encoding protein mago nashi homolog 2 isoform X1 codes for the protein MSMASDFYLRYYVGHKGKFGHEFLEFEFRPDGKLRYANNSNYKNDVMIRKEAYVHKSVMEELKRIIDDSEITKEDDALWPPPDRVGRQELEIVIGDEHISFTTSKIGSLIDVNQSKDPEGLRVFYYLVQDLKCLVFSLIGLHFKIKPI